One window of the Actinomyces procaprae genome contains the following:
- a CDS encoding sugar phosphate isomerase/epimerase family protein, with amino-acid sequence MSAPSVQLYTVRDALTADLEGALARIAEIGYTRVEAFAFVEQAERLRGALDAAGLAAPTAHASVIEAEDPEPTLAAAQEIGVELLIDPYLPPDRWRTADDVARLAEKTNAVAALAAQAGITLGYHNHAWETSTLINDRHALEVFADALEPGVALEVDAFWAAFGGADAPALLRRLGDRVRAIHVKDGVLPSTPPRLPDGSEAITAVMAQYTAQQRPAGSGEVDVAASLRAAPRALRVVEFDDYAGDVFEGIAASLAWLREHDA; translated from the coding sequence ATGTCAGCTCCAAGCGTCCAGCTCTACACCGTCCGCGACGCCCTCACCGCAGACCTGGAGGGCGCCCTCGCCCGTATCGCCGAGATCGGCTACACCCGCGTCGAGGCCTTCGCCTTCGTCGAGCAGGCGGAGCGGCTGCGCGGTGCCCTGGACGCCGCCGGGCTCGCCGCCCCGACCGCGCACGCCTCAGTCATCGAGGCCGAGGACCCCGAGCCGACCCTCGCGGCGGCGCAGGAGATCGGCGTCGAGCTGCTCATCGACCCGTACCTGCCGCCAGACCGCTGGCGGACCGCCGATGACGTCGCCCGACTGGCGGAGAAGACAAATGCGGTGGCAGCCCTTGCCGCACAGGCCGGGATAACACTCGGTTACCACAACCACGCCTGGGAGACGTCCACGCTGATCAACGACCGGCACGCGCTTGAGGTGTTCGCCGACGCCCTCGAGCCGGGTGTGGCCCTGGAAGTGGACGCGTTCTGGGCCGCGTTCGGCGGCGCGGACGCACCGGCGCTGCTGCGGCGCCTGGGCGACCGGGTCAGGGCGATCCACGTCAAGGACGGCGTCCTGCCCTCCACTCCCCCGCGACTTCCCGACGGCAGCGAGGCAATCACCGCCGTCATGGCGCAGTACACGGCCCAGCAGCGGCCGGCCGGCAGCGGCGAGGTCGACGTCGCCGCGTCGCTGCGTGCGGCGCCGCGGGCACTGCGCGTGGTCGAGTTCGATGACTATGCGGGCGACGTCTTCGAGGGCATCGCGGCCTCATTGGCCTGGCTGCGCGAGCACGACGCCTAG
- a CDS encoding sugar phosphate isomerase/epimerase family protein: MALKRGVTLYALQDAYGRGGLGLEGCVSLVENMGAQGIEFLSDQMLKGAQNAGDAAIDEFNAIMERHPLERVANDIFINSSLFRNRWLTLEEQVASLQADLRLAKRLGFPLVRLVSRTDPAVVPPALPLAEKLGITMAVEVHAGMSFDHPLTAAWIGQMRDLDNPHVGLVVDFGIYCHRYPEIATNYFRVQGVSEDVVAYIADIYASGSDGRRAFPRATKEGNRDVYEFPEELTRLFKSPVDEVYATNASGYENTSLDTLDEYLPWIKSFHAKFWEMVPDGVGGYQEASIDYPAVVARLKQLDYDGYLCSEYEGQRFIIPGDPIPDVEQLTRHQQMLQALISGE; encoded by the coding sequence ATGGCACTCAAACGCGGAGTGACGCTGTACGCGCTCCAGGACGCCTACGGCCGGGGTGGCCTCGGGCTGGAGGGGTGCGTCAGTCTGGTTGAGAACATGGGCGCCCAGGGCATTGAGTTTCTCAGCGACCAGATGCTCAAAGGCGCCCAGAATGCCGGCGATGCCGCTATCGATGAGTTCAACGCGATCATGGAGCGACACCCGCTGGAGCGCGTTGCCAACGACATCTTCATCAATTCCTCCCTGTTCAGAAATCGGTGGCTGACCCTGGAGGAGCAGGTGGCCTCCCTTCAGGCGGATCTGCGGCTGGCGAAGCGACTCGGCTTCCCGCTCGTGCGCCTGGTCTCCCGAACCGACCCGGCCGTGGTACCGCCCGCGCTGCCGCTGGCGGAGAAGCTGGGCATCACCATGGCGGTCGAGGTACACGCAGGTATGAGCTTCGACCACCCCCTCACCGCCGCCTGGATCGGGCAGATGCGGGATCTGGACAACCCGCACGTCGGACTCGTGGTCGACTTCGGCATCTACTGCCACCGCTACCCCGAAATCGCTACGAACTACTTCCGTGTACAAGGGGTCAGCGAAGATGTGGTTGCGTACATCGCCGACATCTACGCCTCCGGATCCGACGGTCGCCGAGCCTTCCCGCGCGCTACTAAGGAGGGGAACCGGGACGTCTACGAGTTCCCCGAGGAGCTCACGCGCCTGTTCAAGTCGCCGGTGGATGAGGTGTACGCGACCAACGCCTCCGGCTATGAGAACACGTCCCTGGACACCTTGGACGAGTACCTGCCGTGGATCAAGTCCTTCCACGCCAAGTTCTGGGAAATGGTTCCCGACGGCGTCGGCGGCTACCAGGAGGCCTCCATCGACTACCCGGCCGTTGTCGCTCGCCTGAAGCAGCTCGACTACGACGGCTACCTGTGCAGTGAGTACGAGGGGCAGCGCTTCATCATCCCCGGGGACCCGATTCCCGACGTCGAGCAGTTGACCCGCCACCAGCAGATGCTCCAGGCACTGATCAGCGGAGAATGA
- a CDS encoding sugar phosphate isomerase/epimerase family protein, translating to MPRPINLFTGQWVDLPFEEVCTLAEQWGFDGLEVPVAGDHLDVYRAAEDDAYCQQWKDTLARHNLSVYAISNHSTGQCICDDPIDFRHRGLLSDRVWGDGDAEGVRERAAEELRLTAKVAAKLGAKVVTGFTGSKIWKYVAMYPPVGADVIADGYEDFARRWNPIIDVFDSEGVKFALEVHPSEIAYDYWTTKATLDAIDNREAFGINWDPSHMIWQQIDPAVFLTDFADRIYHVHCKDTKTHFDGRNGRLSSHLPWDDPRRGWTFVSAGLGEADLDGYFRTLNQIGYEGPISIEWEDSGMDRLHGAPMALKFAREHVYDLPDAAFDSHFDNR from the coding sequence ATGCCGCGTCCCATCAACCTGTTCACCGGCCAGTGGGTGGATCTGCCCTTCGAGGAGGTGTGCACCCTGGCGGAGCAGTGGGGCTTCGACGGCCTGGAGGTCCCCGTGGCCGGCGACCACCTGGACGTCTACCGCGCCGCCGAGGATGACGCCTACTGCCAGCAGTGGAAGGACACGCTGGCCCGCCACAACCTGAGCGTGTACGCCATCTCCAACCACTCCACCGGCCAGTGCATCTGCGACGACCCCATCGACTTCCGCCACCGCGGCCTGCTGTCCGATCGTGTCTGGGGCGACGGCGATGCGGAGGGTGTGCGCGAGCGCGCTGCCGAGGAGCTGAGGCTCACCGCCAAGGTGGCCGCCAAGCTCGGCGCCAAGGTCGTGACCGGCTTCACCGGCTCCAAGATCTGGAAGTACGTGGCCATGTACCCGCCGGTGGGAGCCGACGTGATCGCCGACGGTTATGAGGACTTCGCCCGCCGCTGGAACCCCATCATCGACGTCTTCGACTCCGAGGGAGTCAAGTTCGCCCTTGAGGTCCACCCCAGCGAGATCGCCTACGACTACTGGACCACCAAGGCCACCCTGGACGCCATCGACAACCGTGAGGCCTTCGGCATCAACTGGGACCCCTCCCACATGATCTGGCAGCAGATCGACCCGGCCGTCTTCCTCACCGACTTCGCCGACCGCATCTACCACGTCCACTGCAAGGACACCAAGACCCACTTCGACGGGCGCAACGGCCGGCTGTCCAGCCACCTGCCCTGGGACGACCCGCGCCGTGGCTGGACTTTCGTCTCCGCCGGCCTGGGCGAGGCCGACCTGGACGGCTACTTCCGCACACTGAACCAGATCGGCTACGAGGGCCCCATCTCGATCGAATGGGAGGACTCCGGCATGGACCGCCTCCACGGCGCCCCGATGGCCCTGAAGTTCGCGCGCGAGCACGTCTATGACCTGCCCGACGCCGCCTTCGACTCCCACTTCGACAACCGCTGA
- a CDS encoding organic hydroperoxide resistance protein, translating into MPDAITPIYTIEALASGDGRNGHVASSTGRIDTDLAVPKEMGGSGANLPNPEELFAAGYAACFHSALQGVARMQKAELGDSSVGARVSIGSNGEGGFGLAVELEVVIPAQPHDAAQALAEAAHQMCPYSNATRGNIPVTITVSDD; encoded by the coding sequence ATGCCCGACGCCATCACTCCCATTTACACCATCGAAGCCCTGGCCTCCGGTGACGGCCGCAACGGTCACGTCGCCTCCTCCACCGGCCGCATCGACACCGACCTGGCCGTGCCGAAGGAGATGGGCGGCTCCGGCGCGAACCTGCCCAACCCGGAGGAGCTGTTCGCCGCCGGTTACGCCGCCTGCTTCCACTCCGCCCTGCAGGGTGTGGCCCGCATGCAGAAGGCTGAACTGGGTGACTCCAGTGTCGGCGCCCGGGTATCCATCGGCTCCAACGGCGAGGGCGGTTTCGGCCTGGCCGTCGAGTTGGAGGTTGTCATTCCCGCGCAGCCGCATGATGCGGCGCAGGCGCTGGCAGAGGCCGCTCACCAGATGTGCCCCTACTCCAATGCCACCCGCGGCAACATCCCGGTGACCATCACCGTCTCCGACGACTGA
- a CDS encoding DUF2218 domain-containing protein: protein MTTSSANANETPDFGSRSVARVATVKPADYGRRLVSHMSRRIDGEWNGAESTGHLVFNRDGAVTGVADLACEDDALVLTLSASAQELPRLEEVAGRHLARFGYEDGLVVSWTRQDGSAGTTQGPLTKEDLDRLRAEYEEHAAREGESDAAEDFPDLRG from the coding sequence ATGACCACAAGTTCAGCAAATGCGAATGAGACTCCGGACTTCGGCTCCCGCTCGGTGGCCCGCGTGGCGACCGTCAAGCCGGCCGACTACGGGCGCCGCCTTGTCAGCCACATGAGCCGCAGGATCGACGGCGAGTGGAATGGGGCCGAGTCCACCGGTCACCTGGTCTTCAACCGCGACGGGGCCGTGACCGGCGTGGCGGACCTGGCCTGCGAGGACGACGCACTCGTCCTGACCCTGTCGGCTTCCGCGCAGGAGCTGCCGCGCCTGGAGGAGGTCGCCGGTCGGCACCTGGCGCGCTTCGGCTACGAGGACGGCTTAGTCGTCTCCTGGACGCGCCAGGACGGTTCCGCCGGTACCACGCAGGGCCCGCTGACCAAGGAGGACCTGGACCGCCTGCGCGCAGAGTACGAGGAGCACGCAGCGCGCGAGGGCGAGTCCGACGCCGCCGAGGACTTCCCGGACCTGCGGGGCTGA
- a CDS encoding putative quinol monooxygenase codes for MIRIIATFTVRPDAVAEFTAAARQLVEASRAESGNISYELLRARDDAATLTFLEAWADDDAIETHNASAHFTTIIPQLLALSTGAPAIVQYEPT; via the coding sequence ATGATCCGCATCATCGCCACATTCACCGTCCGTCCCGACGCCGTCGCAGAGTTCACCGCCGCGGCGCGTCAGCTGGTGGAGGCCTCGCGCGCTGAGTCCGGCAACATCTCCTACGAACTGCTGCGCGCCCGCGACGACGCCGCGACCCTCACCTTCCTGGAGGCATGGGCCGACGACGACGCCATTGAGACGCACAACGCCTCGGCGCACTTCACAACGATCATTCCCCAGCTGCTCGCCCTGTCCACCGGCGCTCCGGCGATCGTCCAATACGAGCCGACCTGA